In Mycobacterium stomatepiae, the following are encoded in one genomic region:
- a CDS encoding SDR family oxidoreductase has translation MSSNNAHRRVAVVTGASSGIGEATAKALAALGFHVVAVARRADRITALAKEIDGTAIVADVTDDAAVEALAGTLSRVDVLVNNAGGARGLAPVADSDLEHWRWMWETNVLGTLRVTRALLPKLIDSGDGLIVTVTSVAALEVYDGGAGYTAAKHAQGALHRTLRGELLGKPVRLTEIAPGAVETEFSLVRFDGDRQRADSVYAGITPLTAGDVAEVIGFVASRPSHVDLDLIVLKPRDQANTMRFNRRG, from the coding sequence GTGAGTTCGAATAACGCGCATCGACGGGTAGCGGTGGTGACCGGTGCCAGTTCCGGGATCGGCGAAGCAACTGCCAAAGCGCTTGCCGCTCTTGGGTTTCACGTCGTCGCGGTGGCGCGGCGCGCGGACCGGATAACCGCCCTCGCGAAAGAGATCGACGGCACCGCGATTGTGGCTGACGTCACAGACGACGCGGCTGTCGAGGCACTCGCCGGCACATTGAGCCGGGTCGATGTGCTGGTCAATAACGCCGGGGGTGCGCGCGGTTTGGCGCCCGTCGCCGACTCCGATCTCGAGCACTGGCGCTGGATGTGGGAGACCAACGTGCTTGGCACGCTGCGGGTCACCCGCGCGCTGCTGCCCAAGCTGATCGACTCGGGCGACGGTCTGATCGTCACCGTCACCTCGGTGGCCGCGCTCGAGGTGTACGACGGCGGTGCCGGCTACACCGCGGCCAAGCACGCCCAGGGTGCACTGCACCGCACGCTGCGCGGGGAACTGCTAGGAAAGCCGGTGCGGCTCACCGAAATCGCCCCGGGCGCAGTGGAAACCGAGTTTTCGCTGGTGCGTTTCGACGGCGATCGGCAGCGCGCGGATTCGGTCTATGCGGGCATCACGCCGCTGACGGCGGGCGACGTGGCCGAGGTGATCGGGTTCGTGGCGTCGCGGCCATCCCACGTCGACTTGGACCTGATCGTCCTCAAGCCGCGCGACCAGGCCAACACGATGCGGTTTAACCGCCGGGGCTAG
- a CDS encoding L,D-transpeptidase, with protein MSPSPDQPPINRRLALAALGLGVFAPSVLAACSSPAAKQTQKNKEQSAPNLKYQPSDAATDVVPIAPVSVMVSDGWFQKVALTNSSGKVVAGAFNQDRTVYTTTEPLGYDASYSWSGSVVGHDGKTVPVTGKFTTVAPSKKIDGGFQLADGQTVGVAAPIIIQFDAPISDKAAVEKALTVTTNPPVEGSWAWLPDEQQGARVHYRPREYYPVGTTVNVDAKLYGLPFGDGAYGQQDMSLKIQIGRKQVVKAEVSSHRIQVVTDAGVIMDFPCSYGEADKARNVTRNGIHVVTEKYADFYMSNPAAGYSHVHERWAVRISNNGEFIHANPMSAGAQGNTNVTNGCINLSTEDAAEYYPTAMYGDPVEVTGSSIQLSYSDGDIWDWAVDWDTWVAMSALPPPNAHPPAGQIPVTAPVTPSTAPSLSGTPTTTTSTTPSSSGSPSPGG; from the coding sequence GTGAGCCCATCCCCTGATCAGCCGCCGATCAACCGGCGACTGGCCTTGGCAGCCCTCGGGCTGGGGGTATTCGCGCCGAGCGTGCTGGCCGCCTGTAGCAGTCCCGCGGCCAAGCAAACGCAGAAGAACAAAGAGCAGTCGGCGCCGAATCTGAAATACCAGCCCTCCGATGCGGCGACCGATGTGGTTCCGATCGCGCCGGTCAGCGTAATGGTCAGCGACGGCTGGTTCCAGAAGGTGGCGCTTACAAATTCGTCCGGCAAGGTCGTCGCCGGGGCGTTCAATCAGGACCGCACCGTGTATACGACGACAGAGCCGTTGGGCTACGACGCCAGCTATAGCTGGAGCGGGTCGGTCGTGGGCCACGACGGCAAGACGGTTCCGGTCACCGGCAAATTCACCACAGTCGCGCCCAGCAAGAAGATCGACGGCGGCTTCCAGCTGGCCGACGGTCAGACCGTGGGCGTCGCCGCGCCGATCATCATCCAGTTCGACGCGCCGATCAGCGACAAGGCCGCCGTCGAGAAGGCGCTGACCGTCACCACCAACCCGCCCGTTGAGGGCAGCTGGGCCTGGCTGCCCGACGAGCAGCAGGGTGCCCGCGTCCACTACCGCCCGCGCGAGTACTACCCGGTCGGCACCACCGTCAACGTCGACGCCAAGCTCTACGGCCTGCCGTTCGGCGACGGCGCCTACGGCCAACAGGACATGTCGTTGAAGATTCAGATCGGCCGCAAGCAGGTGGTCAAGGCCGAGGTGTCGTCGCACCGGATCCAGGTCGTCACCGACGCCGGCGTGATCATGGACTTCCCGTGCAGCTACGGAGAGGCCGACAAGGCCCGCAACGTGACCCGCAACGGCATTCACGTCGTCACGGAGAAGTACGCCGACTTCTACATGTCCAATCCCGCGGCCGGCTACAGCCATGTGCACGAACGCTGGGCGGTGCGGATCTCCAACAACGGCGAGTTCATCCACGCCAACCCGATGAGCGCCGGCGCGCAGGGCAATACCAATGTCACCAACGGCTGCATCAACCTGTCGACCGAGGATGCCGCGGAGTACTACCCCACAGCGATGTACGGCGACCCGGTCGAGGTGACCGGCAGCTCGATCCAGCTGTCCTACTCCGACGGCGACATCTGGGACTGGGCCGTCGATTGGGACACCTGGGTGGCGATGTCGGCGTTGCCGCCGCCCAACGCGCACCCGCCGGCCGGTCAGATCCCCGTCACCGCGCCGGTCACCCCGTCGACCGCGCCGAGTTTGTCGGGTACCCCGACGACCACGACTTCGACGACTCCCTCCAGTTCTGGGTCGCCTAGCCCCGGCGGTTAA